In Subdoligranulum variabile, the genomic stretch GCTATGATCATCGACGCCATGGATCTGTTGTACGGCGGCAACCTGGATGGTTTCTGCATTGTCTCTTCAGACAGTGATTTTACCCGTTTGGCGGCCCGTCTGCGGGAAGCAGGCAAACTGGTCATCGGCATGGGGGAGAGCAAGGCCCTTGGCCCCTTTGTCAAGGCCTGTGACCAATTTAAATATCTGGACCTGATTCTCGACCATGGAGAGACGGAACCGGCGGATCCGGCGGCGCCCGCGGCGGAAAATGATGCACGGGCCAATGCCGGGGATGATACCGCCATCAACCGTGAATCCATCGAGAGGATCATTCACGGCCTGATCGGAGAGATGGACGATGGAACCGGCTGGGTGCGCACCTCCCGTGTGGGAGATCAGCTCATCAAGCGTTATCCTGATTTCGATGTGCGTAACTTCGGCTCCAAGAGCCTGAACAAGTTTCTGGCGTCTCTTCCCGAAATGGAAGTGGAGGAGCGGATCCTTTCCAATGGCAATCCTATCCAGTTTGTGCGGATTCGTCCTGCTCCCAA encodes the following:
- a CDS encoding NYN domain-containing protein; translated protein: MEDLKLAILIDADNISPKYVKVILDEAASFGVAACKRIYGDWSDVRLKSWKDALLNNSIIPIQQYSYTTGKNATDSAMIIDAMDLLYGGNLDGFCIVSSDSDFTRLAARLREAGKLVIGMGESKALGPFVKACDQFKYLDLILDHGETEPADPAAPAAENDARANAGDDTAINRESIERIIHGLIGEMDDGTGWVRTSRVGDQLIKRYPDFDVRNFGSKSLNKFLASLPEMEVEERILSNGNPIQFVRIRPAPKKTVTRRTGTKKASRRTGTKKK